The following proteins are co-located in the Cyanobacteria bacterium GSL.Bin1 genome:
- the pheA gene encoding prephenate dehydratase, translating into MTFSIAHLGPTGTNAETAALAYTQWLQRTHGQDSLLCPYASIAQTLKAVAEQEADFAVVPVENSTEGSVTVTLDTLWQLEGLQIQKALVLPITHSLLSHATALEEIQTVYSHPQALAQCQKALESCLPQVQLVPTASTVEALHYLSQEAESKRCGAIASSRAAKLYNVPILVSSLNDYPGNCTRFWVVGLEPATNGKYISLGFSTGVNKPGALVRPLSVFAQREINLTRIESRPTKRSLGEYLFFIDIEGNASQPHVQAALEDLPQYTEVLKIFGNYDVLPIH; encoded by the coding sequence ATGACTTTCTCCATTGCTCATTTAGGGCCGACTGGGACGAATGCCGAGACGGCAGCTTTAGCGTATACACAATGGTTGCAGCGTACTCATGGACAGGACTCGCTATTATGTCCCTATGCTAGTATTGCTCAAACTTTAAAGGCGGTCGCTGAACAAGAAGCCGATTTTGCAGTTGTTCCCGTGGAAAATTCGACAGAAGGAAGTGTAACCGTTACCCTAGATACCTTGTGGCAATTGGAAGGACTACAAATTCAAAAGGCATTAGTGCTACCGATTACGCATTCCCTACTCTCTCATGCCACTGCTTTAGAAGAAATTCAAACCGTTTATTCCCATCCTCAAGCCCTTGCCCAGTGCCAAAAAGCCCTGGAGTCTTGTCTCCCCCAAGTACAGTTAGTCCCTACCGCTTCCACTGTCGAAGCCTTACATTATCTCTCGCAAGAAGCAGAAAGTAAACGGTGTGGCGCGATCGCGTCCTCTCGGGCTGCAAAACTATACAATGTACCGATTTTAGTTTCATCTCTCAATGATTACCCTGGCAACTGCACTCGGTTTTGGGTTGTCGGTTTAGAACCCGCCACAAACGGCAAGTATATTTCCCTTGGCTTTAGTACAGGGGTTAACAAACCGGGGGCACTAGTTCGTCCGCTTTCTGTTTTTGCCCAACGAGAAATCAATTTAACCCGCATTGAATCTCGCCCCACTAAACGTTCTTTAGGGGAGTATCTCTTTTTCATTGATATTGAAGGCAATGCCAGTCAGCCTCATGTTCAAGCAGCGTTAGAAGATTTGCCTCAATATACAGAAGTCCTCAAAATTTTTGGGAATTATGATGTGTTACCCATTCATTAA
- a CDS encoding DUF1997 domain-containing protein, protein METVRFTASESVNLTVPPENTPIQHYLRQPQRLVKTIANPKLMTPLSENRFRLKMRPLNFLDIYHFQPSAVLKVVADTKGAVTLTSESCEILGNDYINDRFSLQLKGKLEPIQENGKTYLRGVADLTVDVNLPPALWFTPRPMLETTGNGLLKGVLSRIKQKLMNQLISDYHAWANQTTTTTNQQASLSSPKTA, encoded by the coding sequence ATGGAAACTGTACGATTTACCGCGTCTGAGTCTGTTAATTTGACCGTTCCGCCGGAAAATACGCCCATTCAACATTATTTACGCCAACCGCAACGTTTAGTAAAAACAATTGCGAATCCTAAACTAATGACACCTCTCTCGGAGAACCGCTTTCGCTTGAAAATGCGCCCTCTCAATTTTCTGGATATTTATCATTTTCAACCTTCGGCAGTGCTGAAAGTAGTTGCTGATACTAAGGGGGCTGTTACTCTGACATCAGAAAGCTGTGAAATTTTAGGAAACGATTATATTAATGATCGCTTTTCTCTTCAACTGAAGGGCAAATTGGAACCCATTCAAGAAAATGGTAAAACTTACCTGAGAGGCGTTGCTGATTTAACCGTTGATGTGAACTTACCGCCTGCTTTGTGGTTTACTCCCCGACCGATGTTAGAGACAACAGGAAATGGTTTATTGAAAGGGGTATTGAGTCGCATTAAACAAAAGCTAATGAATCAGTTGATTTCTGATTATCACGCCTGGGCCAATCAAACGACAACAACGACTAACCAACAAGCTTCTCTATCTTCTCCCA